The following proteins are co-located in the Bordetella bronchialis genome:
- a CDS encoding type II toxin-antitoxin system VapB family antitoxin → MRTTIALDDDLLAKAQAYTGVQEKSALVREALKALIQREAAKRLIALGGSQPGMEAAPRRRQDLE, encoded by the coding sequence ATGCGAACTACGATCGCGCTCGATGATGATTTACTGGCCAAGGCGCAGGCCTATACAGGTGTCCAGGAGAAATCGGCGCTGGTGCGTGAAGCACTGAAGGCACTGATCCAGCGCGAAGCGGCCAAGCGGCTCATCGCCCTGGGCGGAAGCCAGCCCGGCATGGAAGCGGCTCCGCGCCGGCGGCAGGACCTGGAATGA
- a CDS encoding sigma-70 family RNA polymerase sigma factor — MGTSGYFFPTTVESLYSDHHSWLKGWLQRRLGDADQAADLAHDTFIRLLSSDRVPTTLDEPRAFLTTVAQRVVSNHWRREKLEKAYLEALAQVPRELAWSPEARAIVLETLVELDRLLDGLPAIVRRAFLLSQLDGQTHAQIADALEISVPTVKRYIVKALQRCFFADLSFTG, encoded by the coding sequence GTGGGTACCTCGGGATACTTTTTTCCCACTACGGTGGAATCGCTCTACAGCGACCACCATTCCTGGCTGAAGGGATGGCTGCAGCGGCGCCTGGGGGACGCGGACCAGGCGGCCGACCTGGCGCACGATACCTTTATCCGCCTGCTCAGCAGCGACCGCGTGCCAACGACGCTGGACGAGCCTCGCGCCTTCCTGACCACCGTGGCGCAGCGGGTGGTGTCCAACCACTGGCGCCGCGAAAAGCTGGAAAAAGCCTATCTGGAAGCCCTGGCCCAGGTGCCGCGGGAACTGGCATGGTCGCCCGAGGCCCGCGCCATCGTGCTCGAAACGCTGGTCGAGCTGGACAGGCTGCTGGACGGCCTGCCGGCCATCGTGCGCCGGGCCTTCCTGCTGTCCCAGCTGGACGGCCAGACTCATGCGCAGATCGCCGATGCGCTGGAGATCTCCGTGCCCACCGTCAAGCGCTACATCGTCAAGGCCTTGCAGCGCTGCTTTTTCGCCGACCTGTCTTTCACCGGATGA
- a CDS encoding FecR family protein, whose translation MSASPWYRDTPDAAGIPPHVAERALEWLVDLQADDVCDARRREWLDWRRAHPDHERAWQRIEAVSGRLQPLASSMHAAIAQAALLAPESARRRRAIKTLAALLFAGGAAWGVREYAPWEIWRSDYRTAVGERRLLVLADGTRAMLNTGSAIDVRFDAAERRIRLVAGEIFIATAIDPASAPRPFLVETADGTAQALGTEYAVRRQEGETRIAVLQGAVRIRPRGDDRSLDVQAGYAAAYTAMEITPPRQIDESSVAWKDGFLIAQGMRLDDFLMELGRYSAGSLSCAPSLAGLRVSGSFPLRDIDQVMRTVGTTLGAQLEIRTRLWGGRAIRLVPASA comes from the coding sequence TTGTCCGCCTCTCCCTGGTATCGCGACACACCCGATGCGGCCGGGATTCCACCCCATGTGGCCGAGCGTGCGCTGGAATGGCTGGTCGATCTGCAGGCGGACGATGTGTGCGACGCGCGCCGGCGCGAATGGCTGGACTGGCGCCGCGCGCATCCCGATCACGAACGCGCGTGGCAGCGTATCGAGGCGGTCAGCGGCAGATTGCAGCCCCTGGCTTCCTCCATGCACGCGGCCATCGCGCAAGCGGCCCTGCTGGCGCCCGAGTCGGCCCGCCGCCGCCGTGCCATCAAGACGCTGGCCGCGCTGCTATTCGCGGGGGGCGCGGCATGGGGCGTGCGCGAATACGCGCCGTGGGAAATATGGCGTTCCGACTACCGGACGGCCGTGGGCGAACGCCGCCTGCTGGTCCTGGCCGACGGCACGCGCGCGATGCTGAACACTGGCAGCGCCATCGATGTGCGCTTCGACGCCGCCGAGCGGCGCATCAGGCTGGTCGCCGGCGAGATTTTCATTGCCACGGCGATCGATCCGGCGTCGGCGCCGCGGCCCTTCCTGGTCGAGACGGCCGATGGCACCGCCCAGGCGCTGGGGACCGAATACGCGGTAAGGCGCCAGGAAGGCGAGACGCGCATCGCCGTCCTGCAAGGCGCGGTGCGGATCCGGCCGCGCGGGGACGACCGTTCGCTGGATGTGCAGGCCGGCTATGCCGCCGCCTATACCGCAATGGAAATCACGCCGCCGCGCCAGATCGACGAGTCCAGCGTCGCCTGGAAGGACGGCTTCCTGATCGCGCAGGGCATGCGCCTGGATGATTTCCTCATGGAACTGGGCCGTTACAGCGCCGGCTCCCTGTCCTGTGCGCCCAGCCTGGCCGGCCTGCGCGTATCGGGATCCTTCCCGTTGCGCGATATCGACCAGGTCATGCGCACCGTGGGCACGACGCTCGGCGCCCAGCTGGAAATCCGGACGCGCCTCTGGGGCGGCCGGGCCATCCGGCTGGTGCCGGCCTCCGCCTGA